From the genome of Flavobacterium luteolum, one region includes:
- the truA gene encoding tRNA pseudouridine(38-40) synthase TruA, producing MRYFIQFAYNGTHYHGWQIQPNASSVQETLNKAFSVLLNETISIMGAGRTDTGVHASEMYGHFDTEKTLDIPVLVYKLNSYLPKDIAIFDIIPVRDDAHCRFDATKRTYEYHINTIKNPFLQELSWYVTQQLDVDLMNEAAQILLKHTDFQCFSKVNTDVNTFDCTIFEAYWKQENGKLIFTISANRFLRNMVRAIVGTLINIGLKKITLTDFENIIASKSREKAGFSVPAHGLYLTNIYYDYI from the coding sequence ATGAGATATTTTATTCAATTCGCTTACAACGGAACACATTATCATGGCTGGCAGATACAGCCAAACGCTTCTTCTGTTCAAGAAACTTTAAATAAGGCTTTTTCGGTTTTATTAAACGAAACGATCAGCATTATGGGTGCTGGGCGAACAGATACTGGTGTTCATGCAAGTGAGATGTATGGACATTTTGATACTGAAAAGACTTTGGATATTCCGGTTTTGGTTTATAAACTGAATTCTTATTTGCCAAAAGATATTGCGATTTTTGATATTATTCCGGTTCGTGATGACGCACATTGCCGATTTGACGCAACAAAACGAACTTACGAATATCATATCAATACGATTAAAAATCCGTTTTTACAGGAACTGAGCTGGTATGTTACGCAACAACTTGATGTAGATTTAATGAATGAAGCCGCTCAGATATTATTAAAGCACACCGATTTTCAGTGTTTTTCAAAAGTTAATACTGATGTCAACACATTTGATTGCACGATTTTTGAGGCATACTGGAAACAAGAAAATGGGAAACTAATTTTTACGATTTCGGCAAATCGTTTTTTGAGAAATATGGTTCGTGCAATTGTAGGCACTTTGATTAATATTGGTTTAAAGAAAATTACTTTAACCGATTTTGAAAATATCATTGCCAGCAAAAGCAGAGAAAAAGCTGGATTTTCGGTTCCGGCGCATGGTTTATATTTGACCAATATTTATTACGATTACATTTAA
- a CDS encoding ABC transporter ATP-binding protein, translated as MKAKAFDTGLFKRILKYTKPYKWRYYGVIIFAVSLSIFAALRPYLLKETVDGYIKTHDKMGLLMYIVLMGVVLLMEVFSQFYFVYWANWLGQDIVKDIRTKLFQHILSFRMKYFDLVPVGQLVTRAVSDIESIARIFSQGLFMIISDLMKMVVVLIFMFYMNWKLTWIVVIAMPILVYITRIFQRKMQVAFEEVRTQIANMNSFVQERVTGMKIVQLFNREKIEAENFKEINNKHRVAWIKTILYNSIFFPIADIISSITLGLVVVYGGFRILNGDHFTTFGDLFSYTMFIGMLFNPLRQIADKFNEMQLGMIAANRVFDIIDTQDHIQDTGKIEAPVFDGSIEFKNVRFSYIPEEEVIKGIDLSVSAGQTVAIVGSTGAGKSTIINLLNRFYEINSGTICIDGENIENYTLASLRKQIAVVLQDVFLFADTIYNNITLHNPEITRDKVIDAAEKIGVHDFIMNLPDNYDFDVKERGVMLSSGQRQLIAFLRSYVSNPSILILDEATSSIDTYSEEMIQRATETITKGRTSIIIAHRLATIVNADKIVVMDKGLIVEQGTHQELLQKTDGYYKNLYDSQFAVAN; from the coding sequence ATGAAAGCAAAAGCATTCGACACAGGATTATTCAAACGAATTTTAAAATATACAAAGCCTTATAAATGGCGTTATTACGGCGTAATTATTTTTGCCGTTTCGCTATCTATTTTTGCTGCGCTCCGTCCTTATTTACTTAAAGAAACGGTTGACGGGTACATTAAAACTCATGATAAAATGGGTTTACTAATGTATATCGTTTTAATGGGCGTAGTTTTACTAATGGAGGTTTTTTCGCAGTTTTACTTTGTGTATTGGGCAAACTGGCTTGGTCAGGACATTGTAAAAGATATTAGAACGAAACTTTTTCAGCATATTCTGAGTTTTAGAATGAAGTATTTTGATTTGGTTCCGGTTGGACAGCTGGTTACACGAGCGGTTTCGGATATTGAATCGATTGCCCGTATTTTCAGTCAGGGTTTATTTATGATTATAAGCGACTTGATGAAAATGGTCGTGGTTCTTATTTTTATGTTTTACATGAACTGGAAACTAACTTGGATTGTGGTAATTGCCATGCCTATTCTGGTTTATATTACGAGAATCTTTCAACGCAAAATGCAGGTTGCTTTTGAGGAAGTACGAACGCAAATTGCCAACATGAACTCGTTTGTTCAGGAACGCGTTACGGGAATGAAAATTGTACAGCTTTTTAACCGTGAAAAAATAGAGGCCGAAAACTTTAAAGAAATCAACAACAAACATAGAGTAGCTTGGATTAAGACGATTCTGTACAACTCGATCTTCTTCCCTATTGCCGATATTATTTCGTCTATTACTTTAGGTTTGGTTGTGGTTTATGGTGGTTTCAGAATCTTGAATGGAGATCATTTTACAACTTTCGGAGATTTATTCTCATACACGATGTTTATCGGAATGCTTTTTAATCCGTTGAGACAAATTGCCGATAAGTTTAACGAGATGCAATTGGGAATGATTGCTGCCAATCGTGTTTTTGATATTATCGATACACAAGATCATATTCAGGATACTGGAAAAATTGAAGCGCCAGTTTTTGATGGAAGTATCGAATTTAAAAATGTTCGTTTTAGTTATATTCCTGAAGAAGAAGTAATAAAAGGTATAGATCTTTCAGTTTCTGCTGGGCAGACTGTTGCAATTGTTGGTTCTACAGGCGCAGGAAAATCTACTATCATTAATTTATTGAATCGTTTTTACGAAATCAACAGCGGAACAATTTGTATCGATGGCGAAAACATAGAAAACTACACTTTGGCTTCTTTAAGAAAACAAATTGCTGTGGTTTTGCAAGATGTATTTTTGTTTGCCGATACGATTTACAATAATATTACGCTGCACAATCCAGAAATTACAAGAGATAAAGTAATTGATGCAGCAGAGAAAATCGGTGTTCATGATTTTATTATGAACTTACCGGATAATTATGATTTTGATGTAAAAGAGCGAGGCGTTATGCTTTCGTCTGGACAAAGACAGCTTATTGCTTTTTTACGTTCTTATGTGAGTAATCCTAGTATTTTAATTTTGGATGAAGCAACTTCTTCAATCGATACGTATTCTGAAGAAATGATTCAGCGTGCAACAGAAACGATTACAAAAGGAAGAACTTCTATTATTATTGCGCATAGATTAGCAACAATTGTAAATGCAGATAAGATTGTGGTGATGGATAAGGGATTGATTGTTGAACAAGGTACACATCAGGAGTTATTGCAAAAGACTGATGGGTATTATAAAAATTTATATGACTCGCAATTTGCCGTAGCAAACTAA
- a CDS encoding histidine kinase, whose protein sequence is MSEELSKFLEQEKKIEHVLKISNSQNLGNNLQLLSSLQTYNKLIVNNWFQINENAIQYGNSSISNEIKNDVKAFLLQNKNSDHLSVILPQGNEWVWRIYFKLTSENKTIVKYGYDINLRLLHSYISKIDKTKTATNYAFVFDKNGNCIYHPEIAFLGKNIFKISSFKPSDTIYSKKQDFAKSTTLSEFLQLDVIRFTKKLDIKHSNWFICVNVPKMVADENVALVKKYSTSIYLITTVMLLLIFSLFSYASRRAYKEKEIVTKEKNKLLVENEKIIKEKALIQLQQLKEQINPHFLFNSLNSLYMLIGSDIKVAQKFTLNLSRIYRYLIDPPEKNIVRLKDELLFIEKYIFLQQTRFKEELFFSIEIESEIALNKHIPYLAFQIVVENAIKHNRATQESPLTTKILIKEDQVIISNNLQKKLTAELSTKFGLNYLKSIYNYYSKTEFKTSEKDGYFVCILPLISIHS, encoded by the coding sequence ATGTCCGAAGAGCTTTCGAAGTTTTTGGAGCAGGAAAAAAAAATTGAGCATGTTTTAAAAATAAGCAATTCTCAAAACCTAGGTAATAATCTTCAGCTTTTATCTTCGCTTCAAACATATAATAAACTGATTGTAAACAATTGGTTTCAGATTAATGAAAATGCAATTCAATACGGAAATTCTTCTATTTCTAACGAAATTAAAAATGACGTAAAAGCATTTCTTCTTCAAAATAAAAACAGTGATCATCTGAGCGTAATTCTTCCGCAAGGAAATGAATGGGTTTGGCGTATTTATTTCAAATTAACTTCAGAAAACAAAACCATTGTAAAATATGGCTATGATATCAATTTAAGATTGCTTCATAGTTATATTTCTAAAATAGACAAAACCAAAACGGCTACTAATTACGCTTTTGTTTTTGACAAAAACGGAAATTGCATTTACCATCCAGAAATTGCTTTTCTTGGAAAAAATATTTTTAAGATTTCATCTTTCAAACCGTCTGACACTATTTATAGTAAAAAACAAGATTTTGCCAAAAGCACAACTTTGTCTGAGTTCTTGCAGTTGGATGTGATTCGTTTTACCAAAAAACTGGACATTAAACACTCAAACTGGTTCATCTGTGTTAATGTTCCAAAAATGGTTGCAGACGAAAATGTGGCTTTAGTTAAAAAGTACTCAACTTCGATTTATTTGATTACAACTGTAATGTTGCTACTAATTTTCTCTCTTTTCTCTTATGCCAGCAGACGTGCTTATAAAGAAAAAGAAATTGTTACAAAAGAGAAAAACAAACTCTTAGTCGAAAACGAAAAAATCATCAAAGAAAAAGCTTTGATTCAGTTGCAACAATTAAAAGAGCAGATTAATCCGCACTTTTTATTTAATTCACTCAATTCGCTTTATATGCTGATTGGAAGTGATATTAAAGTTGCACAAAAATTCACATTAAACTTATCTCGTATTTATCGTTATTTAATTGATCCGCCAGAAAAGAACATTGTTCGCTTGAAGGACGAATTATTATTTATCGAAAAATATATCTTTTTGCAGCAAACTCGTTTTAAAGAAGAGTTATTCTTTTCTATTGAAATTGAAAGCGAAATTGCATTAAACAAACACATCCCCTATCTTGCTTTTCAGATTGTGGTCGAAAATGCTATTAAGCATAACAGAGCCACTCAGGAAAGTCCACTTACTACAAAAATCCTGATTAAAGAAGATCAGGTTATCATCAGTAACAATCTTCAAAAGAAATTGACTGCAGAATTGAGTACTAAATTTGGGTTAAATTACCTAAAGAGTATTTACAATTATTATTCAAAAACAGAATTTAAGACATCAGAAAAAGATGGCTATTTTGTTTGTATTCTTCCATTAATATCCATTCACTCCTAA
- a CDS encoding zinc-dependent metalloprotease: MKEKSFLHNLITICILLLLLSPLTVHSQKKKKDKKEDKTEIKKDSTDSKKGKKYDDLVKKGSVKKGIFNVIQVKTDVYFEIQDSLFQREFLVVNKLSQVPFQVNEAGLNKGMNYENKVISFYKDTIAKKVWVKSYVPKVSSPKEDAITQSVQNNFAESIIEVFDIETKNNDSTSVVIKVNKIFDGKQKSFNDVLSNIGFGGSVKSELSYIEGVKSFPKNIVVKSQLTTSVSEGGPALSVTLGVTSNIILLDKTPMKPRFSDNRIGFFSEKHWYFTDAQQAMVEKELITRWRLEPKKEDEEKYLKGELVEPKKPIVYYIDPSTPKQWRKYIIDGVHDWQAAFEKAGFKNAIIAKEPTDKDLDFDIDDVRYSVITYAASPKSNAMGPSVVDPRSGEIIEADIIWWHNVMTSLQSWMRIQTGPIDPKARGNKFSDEHMGEAIRFVSSHEVGHTFGLKHNMGSSFAYDVESLRSKEFTAKMGGTAPSIMDYARYNYVAQPEDNVTVITPKIGEYDKYAIEWGYRWYSPNDNETTKLNALITKHQDDPIYFYGEQQGNVIDPRSQSEDLGNDAMKASEYGLKNLKRVVDNILSWTYEKDQSYYETGKLYIGAIGQWQTYNEHVLANIGGVYLNTTVHGDNKQSYVPVPAAMQKRAADYLVKNVLTIPQWLFFNDILEKTNPLKDSPFGPYEYTPYTMARGLQYDAMYSLFRDDRLLRMTENELYQRNKTKDPVFTVNDLFKKMHQNVFAGTIANKSLSILERMTQKNYVDVLIISTNKLFEKTEAKKSIEIQQTLSMPHLCNYLDDAHMARNINNAFLSRVAEVTSDKKGELNKVLQLLKTKKNTGDQSTQNHYRDLIQRIEKSLNTTF, translated from the coding sequence ATGAAGGAAAAATCATTCCTGCATAATTTGATAACAATTTGCATACTCCTATTATTATTATCGCCGCTTACCGTTCATTCTCAAAAGAAAAAGAAAGACAAAAAAGAGGACAAAACTGAAATTAAAAAAGATTCTACCGATTCTAAAAAAGGTAAAAAATACGACGACCTTGTAAAAAAAGGTTCTGTAAAAAAGGGAATCTTCAATGTCATTCAAGTAAAAACCGATGTTTATTTTGAAATTCAGGACAGTTTATTCCAAAGAGAATTTTTAGTAGTAAACAAATTATCTCAAGTTCCTTTTCAAGTAAACGAAGCTGGCTTAAATAAAGGAATGAATTATGAAAACAAAGTCATTAGTTTTTATAAAGATACAATAGCAAAGAAAGTCTGGGTAAAATCGTATGTCCCTAAGGTTTCTTCACCAAAAGAAGATGCGATTACACAATCGGTTCAAAATAATTTTGCAGAATCTATTATTGAAGTTTTTGATATTGAAACCAAAAACAACGATTCGACTTCTGTTGTTATTAAAGTAAACAAGATTTTTGACGGAAAACAAAAAAGCTTCAATGATGTTTTGAGCAACATTGGTTTTGGAGGTTCTGTAAAATCTGAGCTTTCTTATATTGAAGGCGTAAAATCGTTTCCTAAGAACATTGTCGTAAAATCACAACTGACAACTTCTGTAAGCGAAGGCGGACCGGCATTATCGGTAACGCTTGGCGTAACAAGTAATATTATTTTATTGGATAAAACTCCAATGAAACCACGTTTTTCTGATAACCGAATTGGTTTCTTTTCTGAAAAACATTGGTATTTTACCGATGCACAGCAGGCAATGGTTGAAAAAGAACTCATTACACGCTGGAGATTAGAACCTAAAAAAGAAGATGAAGAAAAATATTTGAAAGGTGAATTAGTAGAGCCGAAAAAACCAATCGTTTATTACATCGATCCATCGACTCCAAAACAATGGAGAAAATATATTATTGATGGAGTACACGATTGGCAGGCAGCTTTTGAAAAAGCGGGTTTCAAAAACGCTATTATCGCAAAAGAACCTACTGATAAAGATTTAGATTTTGATATTGATGACGTTCGCTATTCGGTAATTACATACGCTGCGTCTCCAAAATCAAATGCTATGGGGCCATCTGTCGTTGACCCACGAAGCGGTGAAATTATTGAAGCCGATATTATCTGGTGGCATAATGTAATGACTTCGCTTCAAAGCTGGATGCGCATTCAGACAGGACCAATTGATCCTAAAGCTAGAGGAAATAAATTTAGTGATGAACATATGGGAGAAGCTATCCGTTTTGTTTCATCTCACGAAGTTGGACATACTTTTGGTTTAAAACATAATATGGGTTCTTCTTTTGCTTACGATGTAGAATCGTTGCGCTCTAAAGAATTCACAGCAAAAATGGGCGGAACAGCTCCATCAATTATGGATTATGCCCGTTACAATTATGTAGCACAGCCAGAAGACAACGTAACAGTTATTACTCCGAAAATTGGAGAATACGATAAATATGCTATTGAATGGGGTTACAGATGGTACTCGCCTAACGACAACGAAACAACAAAACTAAACGCCTTAATTACAAAACATCAAGATGACCCCATTTATTTTTATGGTGAGCAGCAAGGAAATGTAATTGATCCTCGTTCTCAGTCTGAAGATTTAGGAAATGATGCCATGAAAGCAAGCGAATACGGTTTGAAAAACTTAAAACGTGTTGTAGATAATATTTTAAGCTGGACTTACGAAAAAGATCAGTCTTACTACGAAACAGGCAAACTGTATATTGGAGCTATTGGCCAGTGGCAAACATACAATGAGCATGTATTAGCTAATATTGGTGGTGTTTATTTAAATACAACGGTTCATGGCGATAACAAACAAAGTTATGTTCCAGTTCCTGCTGCAATGCAAAAAAGAGCTGCAGATTATTTAGTTAAAAATGTCCTTACAATTCCGCAGTGGTTGTTTTTCAATGATATTTTAGAAAAAACAAATCCGTTGAAAGATTCTCCTTTTGGACCTTATGAGTATACACCATACACAATGGCACGAGGATTACAATACGATGCTATGTACAGCTTGTTCAGAGACGACCGTTTACTTCGAATGACAGAGAATGAATTATATCAGCGAAATAAAACTAAAGACCCTGTTTTTACCGTAAATGATTTGTTTAAAAAAATGCATCAAAACGTTTTTGCTGGAACAATTGCGAATAAATCACTATCAATTCTTGAGCGTATGACACAAAAGAATTATGTAGATGTATTAATTATTTCGACAAATAAATTATTTGAAAAAACCGAAGCGAAGAAATCAATCGAAATTCAGCAGACTTTAAGCATGCCGCATTTATGCAATTATTTAGATGATGCTCATATGGCGAGAAACATTAATAATGCTTTTTTAAGTAGAGTTGCAGAAGTAACCTCAGATAAAAAAGGCGAATTAAATAAAGTGCTTCAGTTATTAAAAACCAAAAAGAATACTGGAGACCAATCAACCCAAAACCATTACCGCGATTTGATACAGCGAATCGAAAAAAGTCTAAACACAACCTTTTAA
- a CDS encoding SusC/RagA family TonB-linked outer membrane protein, whose product MKNFLQALLLFLAIAGYSQETRTISGIILDENDHQPIPGASIFVENNSIGSKTSQSGIIQSESIGTTTDFDGKFTLKIGKKVTALRITFMGYQPYTLELSAQKEYTINLKSEVAKLQEIVVTGYQKIEKRKLTSAITKVDMASIQQAGVSSIDQLLVGQVAGVAVTTPSGAPGAAAKIRIRGTASLNGSQDPLWVLDGLPLENNDAPKNYDKDNIDVLNNYSIAGLNPDDIKDITILKDAAATAIYGARAANGVIVVTTKKGRSGKMSINFNTNTFITLRPEMSKLNLMNSNQKVDFELDLASRADLTYRDTGGDVARILNGANELDAYRAGGFSSLSPQTQQSINNLRGINTNWGNLLYQTAINTQHGLSLSGGGEKSDYYFSLGYYDEKGTTIGTGLKRYNLTLKNNFEITDKFKVGVGIFGSENKTTSYIADTSGFTNPANYSRNVNPYLTPYNPDGSYKYDPDIAGYSDRYVPFNIIEERNNTSYDLKTRAVKALLDAEYKITKDLRVTSQLGLQLDNSSSEKFAAADTYFTRRTKEQTRYYKDGKYNYFLPNGGIIQNSNTDFFQYNLKTMVNYSKTLGEKHEIEAMVGNELRRTYTTSIATKGFGFDPNTLTTQQIIFPNSDSANNPEYRTYVKNQNENAFASFYATGSYTYDRKYTFFGSVRYDGSDLFGVDPKYKYLPLWSVSGSWLVSQEKFLQDSKVISNLRLRTSYGLQGNIDKGTSPYVMGNNKITTILPGTTEPTIVVISPPNDKLRWEKTQNTNFGLDLGLFNNRISIVTDAYGRKSTDLIGMRSLPLENGFEFTNMNWAQVSNKGYEIAIATKNIDRPNFKWTTNINFAHNKSNVDRLEIRDNTYTPNQEGHAVNAVFGFKTNGIDENGYPLFVNKKGETVNAQTFFGLFDPYADFFPGEFAQSSLTPAEFRDLFVYLGDKDPKFTGGLTNTFKINNFDLTVAAAFNLKQTVVKTPPYNGTQVDRGQNFTTDILNAWSPTNTSSNLPGITSKDSGTGDSYLAYLWFAGANQVPTYNYLDTWVSEMSYMRLSSVRLGYTFPKSFTDQINIQSIRLNVEARNLFVVGSDFKGYFDPETYGNIYAQPVPRSFTIGFNVTF is encoded by the coding sequence ATGAAAAATTTTCTACAAGCCTTACTGCTGTTCCTGGCCATCGCAGGATACTCGCAGGAAACCCGAACCATTTCGGGGATCATTTTAGATGAAAATGATCACCAACCTATTCCTGGAGCTTCAATTTTTGTTGAAAACAACTCTATCGGAAGTAAAACATCACAATCAGGAATTATTCAAAGTGAAAGCATTGGAACTACAACAGATTTTGATGGTAAATTTACTTTGAAAATAGGAAAAAAAGTTACCGCATTGAGAATCACTTTTATGGGATATCAGCCTTATACCCTTGAATTGTCAGCTCAAAAAGAATATACAATCAACTTAAAATCTGAGGTTGCAAAACTTCAGGAAATTGTAGTTACGGGATACCAAAAAATTGAAAAAAGAAAGCTTACATCTGCTATTACAAAAGTAGATATGGCTTCGATTCAGCAAGCTGGGGTTTCTAGTATCGATCAATTATTAGTTGGACAAGTTGCAGGAGTTGCTGTTACTACTCCATCTGGAGCGCCAGGTGCAGCGGCAAAAATCAGAATTAGAGGTACAGCTTCTTTAAACGGCTCTCAAGATCCTTTATGGGTATTAGACGGACTTCCGTTAGAGAATAATGATGCTCCTAAAAATTATGATAAAGACAATATTGATGTTTTAAACAACTACTCTATTGCTGGTTTAAATCCAGACGACATTAAAGATATTACTATCTTAAAAGATGCGGCTGCAACGGCTATTTATGGTGCACGTGCTGCAAATGGAGTAATTGTGGTTACTACTAAAAAAGGAAGAAGCGGTAAAATGTCGATTAACTTCAACACAAATACCTTTATTACGCTAAGACCAGAAATGTCAAAATTAAACTTGATGAACTCTAATCAAAAAGTTGATTTTGAACTTGATTTGGCTAGCCGTGCAGATTTGACTTACAGAGACACCGGTGGAGATGTTGCTCGTATCCTAAACGGAGCGAATGAATTAGATGCATACAGAGCCGGTGGATTCTCTTCTTTGAGTCCACAGACACAGCAGTCAATCAATAATTTAAGAGGCATCAATACAAATTGGGGTAACTTATTATACCAAACTGCAATTAATACACAGCATGGTTTAAGTTTATCTGGAGGTGGCGAAAAATCAGATTATTATTTCTCTTTAGGATATTATGACGAAAAAGGAACTACTATTGGAACTGGTTTAAAACGTTATAACTTAACATTAAAAAACAATTTCGAAATAACGGATAAATTTAAAGTTGGTGTTGGAATTTTTGGTTCTGAAAACAAAACTACTTCTTATATCGCAGATACAAGTGGTTTTACTAATCCTGCCAATTATTCAAGAAACGTAAATCCGTACTTGACTCCTTATAATCCTGATGGAAGCTACAAATACGATCCAGACATTGCTGGTTATTCTGACCGTTATGTTCCTTTCAACATCATCGAAGAAAGAAACAATACTTCTTACGATTTAAAAACGAGAGCAGTTAAGGCTTTATTAGACGCTGAATACAAAATTACAAAAGACTTAAGAGTGACCAGCCAATTAGGTTTACAGTTAGATAATAGTTCAAGCGAAAAATTTGCTGCTGCAGACACTTATTTTACAAGAAGAACAAAAGAACAAACACGTTACTACAAAGACGGAAAATACAATTATTTCCTTCCAAATGGAGGTATTATTCAAAATTCAAACACCGATTTCTTTCAGTATAACCTAAAAACAATGGTTAACTATAGCAAGACTTTAGGTGAAAAACACGAAATTGAAGCAATGGTAGGTAATGAATTGAGAAGAACTTACACTACAAGTATTGCAACAAAAGGTTTTGGATTTGACCCAAACACATTGACAACACAGCAAATTATTTTCCCAAATTCAGACTCAGCAAACAATCCTGAATATAGAACATACGTAAAAAACCAGAACGAAAACGCTTTTGCTTCATTTTACGCAACTGGTTCTTATACTTATGATAGAAAATATACCTTCTTTGGAAGTGTTAGATACGATGGTTCTGACTTATTTGGTGTAGATCCTAAGTACAAATATTTACCGTTATGGTCGGTTTCTGGATCTTGGTTAGTTTCTCAAGAGAAATTCCTTCAAGACAGCAAAGTAATATCTAATTTAAGACTTCGTACTTCGTACGGTTTACAAGGTAATATTGATAAAGGAACTTCGCCATACGTAATGGGAAATAACAAAATAACAACTATTTTACCTGGAACAACAGAACCAACAATTGTTGTTATAAGTCCACCAAACGATAAATTGCGTTGGGAAAAAACACAGAATACCAACTTTGGTTTAGACTTAGGATTATTCAATAACCGCATCAGCATTGTTACAGATGCTTACGGAAGAAAAAGTACTGACTTAATTGGTATGAGATCTTTGCCGTTAGAAAATGGTTTTGAGTTTACAAACATGAACTGGGCGCAAGTAAGCAACAAAGGTTATGAAATCGCTATCGCGACAAAAAACATTGATCGCCCAAATTTCAAATGGACAACAAACATCAACTTTGCACATAACAAGAGTAATGTTGACCGTCTAGAAATTCGTGACAACACGTATACGCCAAACCAAGAAGGTCATGCTGTAAATGCTGTTTTCGGATTTAAAACAAACGGAATTGATGAAAACGGTTATCCACTATTTGTAAATAAAAAAGGAGAAACGGTAAACGCACAAACTTTCTTTGGTTTATTTGATCCTTATGCAGACTTTTTCCCTGGAGAATTTGCGCAATCAAGCTTAACGCCAGCAGAATTTAGAGATTTATTTGTTTATTTAGGAGACAAAGACCCGAAATTTACTGGAGGTCTTACCAATACCTTTAAAATAAACAATTTTGATTTGACAGTTGCTGCAGCTTTCAATTTAAAACAAACTGTAGTTAAAACACCTCCTTACAACGGAACACAAGTAGATAGAGGACAAAACTTTACAACAGATATTTTAAATGCTTGGTCGCCAACAAATACATCTTCTAATTTACCAGGAATTACAAGTAAAGATTCTGGAACAGGAGATTCTTATTTAGCTTATTTATGGTTTGCTGGAGCAAATCAAGTGCCTACATACAACTATTTGGATACATGGGTTAGCGAAATGAGCTACATGAGATTAAGCAGTGTGCGTTTAGGTTATACATTCCCTAAATCTTTCACAGATCAAATTAACATTCAAAGCATCAGATTAAATGTTGAAGCGAGAAACCTATTTGTTGTAGGTTCTGATTTTAAAGGATATTTTGATCCTGAAACATACGGAAACATTTATGCGCAGCCAGTTCCTAGATCATTTACTATAGGATTTAATGTAACTTTCTAA